Genomic window (Candidatus Neomarinimicrobiota bacterium):
ATTTGTTCTTTTCGGAATTCTCGCTCTTTAGCTTGTCTTTCAGATATCATATTACCAACTTAGTATTTTACGTTTCGAATGAGGGGTCGAAAATTAAAACGAAGTGGTTTGTTGACCTATTTTATTTTTATATTATTTATTCAGGGATTCTTTAAGGATAATCCATGCCATTATATAAAATGATATATACATCAATATTCCGGACACCATTGTGAGATAAACAAAACCATGGTGAATATACCGTATAGCAAAAAAAGATCCGAATGTCACCAAAGTTGAGACCAATGGTTCAATCATAAGAATCATTTTCCACTTTGGGGGTAAACTTTCTGTGAAAAACATTAAAATACCCATAACAAGAAATATGATGGAAAATGCAGTAATATGGGTATGAGAAGTCAACAGTAGCGCTTCAAAAGATTTTGGATATTGTTCAGGAATTTCAAAATCGGATGTAATCGTATCCCCGCCGTAAAAAGTTTGAGTGCCCGATAAAGTATAATCCGTATTATAACCCACATAGATTAATCCAATAGATACACCAACGGTGAGGACGAGAATAAACACTGTAATGAGAAGCTTCAACTCTCTTGGAAATAATCTAATAGTTTTTAGCTCAGTCATAATTGAGATTTAATTAGGGGGAAAAGCAAACTCAGTTTCATCACCCCTTTTGTCATGCTGTAAACTGATATGGTTGCGCCGGAAATTCCATCAATTTCATCACCCACAACATAATCAGAAATTTCAGAACGACCAACAAATTGGTTATTCCACTTTTTATTGGCAATCTCTCCACCGTAAGGTTCCCTATATTTAATCACTTGGGAATTTAATATTTTTCCACTCGTATCATAAATCACTAAAAAAGTGATGGGCATGGCCTTCCCTTTTACATTGTCTAATAAACCATAGGCCACCACACTATCCGCTTTCCGGATTGACCACACATAAATAAAATCATTAAAAAAGCGTTGGTGTACTTTTTTCTCAACAGCCAATTTATTTATTTTTTCCAATACCAGTTTTTGCATGGAAAATGATACGGAATCGCCAAACTTGTTCCGAATGACTTTTTCCACATCACCCTTGATTCCTGCTTGAACTTGCGACCCGAGTAAAAACAAAAATCCACAACTCAAAAAGATGCTGCGGAAATTAGAGAATCTCCGGCGATTGAATAAAATACCGCCGGAGATTTTTTGGATAACACGCTTCGAAAATTGATTAGAAATTATATCCCACACCTAGGTTTAAGAGTGTCACTTTATCCGCTGCTTTATCCGTATATGTTTTGGTACCATAATCCAGTTTAAAAACAATTTGGTTGATTGGTTTATAGGTCAATCCCAACATCATTTTACTGTAATGTTTTTTATCTTCGGATTCATGTCCCACGCCGGGATTGATATCTGTGACTCGAATCCATGGGTAGAGTTTTCCATCCAGATTCAGCATTTTACTAATATCATATCCGAGGTCAAAATAGTACCCGGTAGATGATTTTGCACTGTGATCGCTGTAACTGATATTCCCCCACTCTGCCACAACCATGAAACCATTGGCATCATACTTTGCATGAGCTTCCATCAATGAAACACCAATCGGTTTTTCACCTTCATCTGATTTGAGCGCTTGGGTCGTGGAAAATGATCCGCCCACTCGAAATCCGGGCATGCCCGTATAGGCAATCCGGCCATTGTATAGCAACTCTTGCACATTAGCTTTATATCCTTTTTGACGGCCACCACGAATACCTTGACTCCACTTAGATGCAATACCATCACCATTCAGGCCTTCGTGAATTACGGCCTTCCATGAGAAGCCATTGGATTGTCCATATACTGCTATCCCGTTTCCAAACCAGGTGGTTGGAATAATATATTTTGAATATTCCGGGCGCTCCACAGAAAAAAACAACGGTGGTTCATGAAAATCATTCATCAACCCCACTGACGGTAAAATCACACCCGCTTGAAACCCTATTTTATCCGAATGATAATTAATAAATGCCTGTTCCAATTCCAATTCACCATTACCGTCTTTTACATAATTATGCTCCAGTTCAACCTCAGATTTAAAAGACCATTTTTCTGTCCAGTTGTACCCATAATATATAATAAAGCGATGAAAATCCATTTTCTTAGCTGCGTCACCATCACCTATTTTTGATGAATTATAATGCATTTCACCATAACCACCGATAGAATACCCCGGTTCAAAAAAATTATCCTGGGCCATACTTATATTGGCTAACATCCCGAAGAGACCAATTCCCCTTATCACTTGTTTTAACATTTATCCCCCTAATCTAAATTTGTTTTAACTATATTGAGACTGATTCTCATTAGCAAATATACGGGTAGCAATCACATAATTGCAAATATTTTTTTATCTTATTTTATTTAAAAGAAAATCCTTGTTAGAAAATTCCGTTACCTGTATTATAGACCGACCAGTCGGTTTATTTATGAATCAAGAGAAACAAGATTTACGCAAAGATCAAATTTTAGATGCTGCCCTCTCCGTCTTAATAAAGAATGGATATGACAGATCGCGAATGGATGATGTGGTTCAGCAATCCCAATTAAGTAAGGGCGCCATTTATTGGTACTACAAATCCAAAAAGGATATGTATTTGGATTTGGTTAATTTTTGGGTCTTTAGATATAGCGTAACCATAAACCATTTAGTTGAAAATGATCAGTCTGCTCCCGATCAATTGAAGAGTTTGTTTAATTATTTTATTGATCAATATGAATCCGACCCTGATCCTTTCTTCGCGTTGACTGAGTTTTGGTCCATGGCCCAAAAAGATGATGAATTCAGGGAAAAACTTCAAATAGTCTATTCTCAATTTCTTGAAGTCTTTGAAAAAATCATAAAAAAAGGTGTTAATAATGGTGATTTTAAAAAATTAGATATCCGAATCACAGCCATGTCCATCATGCTCAATGTAGAATCTATAAACTGGTTCACACTTTTTGAACCCCACGGCGTGAGCGCACGAGAGTACATCCAGACCATCAGTGAATTTATATTGTCTGGTCTTTTGAAAAAGAAATGAGGTAATTGTTATGACCGAATCAACGACACAACTAAACACAGGTGGCCAATTTCTGGTTGAGTCCATCACAAAAACACAAGTGTATTCACGAGAAGACTTCACTGAAGAACACCACGAAATTTATAATATGGTTATGGAATTTGACCGTGATCGTATCCTCTCCCAAAAAGAAGAGATTGAAAAATATAATCCTAACTTAGTAAAGTCACTTATAAAAGAAATGGGCGATCTTGGACTCCTAGGCGTTGATGCACCTGAAGAATACGGCGGCATGGATCTTGATAAAGTAACTACTGCAATTGTTTCAGAAGCTTTGGTTCAATGCCCCTCCTTTTCTGTTTCGTGGGCGGTTCAAACCGGTATCGGCGCTCTTCCAATTATCTGGTTTGGAACAAAAGAACAAAAGGAAAAATATTTACCAGGTATTGTCTCCGGGGATCTTTTATGTGCATATGGTCTTACAGAACCAACAAACGGCTCCGATGCAGTATCTGCAAAAACAAATGCTATATTATCCGATGACGGAAAGCACTATATTTTAAACGGTGAAAAGATATTTATCACAAACGGCGGATGGGCCGATGTTTATACAGTTTTCGCTCAAGTTGATGGGGATAAATTCAGCGCATTCCTCGTTGATAAGGATACAGAAGGATTTTCGTTCGGTGCAGAAGAAAAAAAACTGGGAATGAAAGGATCATCCACAACTCCTCTCATTTTTCAAAACGCCAAAGTACCGGTCGAAAACCTTTTATATAAAGTAGGGAAAGGCGCCACTATTGCCTTTAATGTATTAAATATAGGACGATTCAAATTAGGCGCATCCAGTGTAGGAGGGGCAAAACTAGTTATTAATGGTTCGTCTCAATATGCCCAGGAACGACGGGCTTTTGGCCAGTCAATTTCTAATTTTGATGCTATAATTAAAAAAATTGCCAACATGACGGTACGCACTTTTGCCGCGGACAGTATGACCTACCGGACTATTGGATTACTCCAAAATGAAATTGACCAATTGGATAAATCCAGTCCTGATTATCATATCCAACTTGGGGAAGCGATGGAAGAATTTGCTATCGAAACGTCCATGGTAAAAGTTTATGGTAGCGACACAAGTCATTATGTGATTGATGAAGGTCTGCAAATCTTCGGTGGATACGGATTTTTGGAAGAATATCCACTGGCTGGGGCCTACCGGGATGATCGAATAAATCAAATCTGGGAAGGAACCAACGAGATTAATCGTCAAATCATTGCTGGGTTTATGATGAAAAAAGCATTAATGGAAGAATTACCCGTCCGCGATGCCATTAGAGATATTTCTGACTATATGTCCAATGGACAACTGAAGTTTGACGACAATACATTAGCTGAAGAATGCCAATCTATTGAAACAGCAAAACGATTGGCACTTTACCTCTTTAACGAAGCTTTATGTGAATATGGGCAGGATTTAAAACATGAGCAGCAGTTGACGGAGATTTTCGCTGATATTTTCACCGATATATTCACGGCTGAAAGTACTGTAGTTCGCGCCCGTAAAATTATGGCGAGTGATTCTCCTGAATCCACAGTAAGTGATATTGCCAAAGTATTCACTGCCGAAATGGGAAGCAGAATTATGGGAAATGTTCACAATGCAATCGGGGCCATCCACGATGGAGATCCGTCACCATTAGTTGATCAGAAGATTTCTGAATTTGAAAATCGCATGCGATTAAAAACGAATGTCATTGGACTTAAACGTAATATCGCAAAGCATATTTATGATAAAAATGGATATCCATACTAGGAGATTATGATGGGAAATAAAGCAGTAATAATTGATGCAACTCGTTCACCAATTGGTGTTAAAAATGGCGAGTTAGTTGGCATTCGTCCAGATGATTTGGCGGCACAGGTTGTTAAAGGACTTATGGATCGCAATCAAAAAGTAAGACCAAATCAGGTAGAAGACTTAGTTATGGGATGTGCCTTTCCAGAAGGCCCCCAAGGCATGCTCATAGGCCGCTCTGTGGCTACACTGGCGGGATTGCCAAATACTGTTCCGGGAAAAGTGGTTAATCGTTTTTGCGGTTCTGCCATGGATGCCCTCCACCAAGTGAGCACTGCCATTGAAAGTGGTGATATTGAAGTAGGAATTGCTGCGGGGGTGGAAGATATGTTCTCTATTCCAGGTGGCGGTTTCGCCCCGGATTTTCATCCCGAATTGGCGGAACAAGAATATTATATTGGTATGGGCGAAACTGCAGAAAACCTGGCCAACGATGGAAATATCTCCAGAGATGCCCAGGAAGATTTTGCTATTCAATCCCACGAAAAAGCATTAGCTGCATGGGAGGCTGGTCACTATGATAATGAAGTTATACCTATCGACGTCTACGGCGAAGCAACTGTAGCAAAAGATGAAGGGCCGCGAAAGCCTAACGTCGAAAAAATCAAAAGTTTAAATCCTGCCTTTGTAGAAGGCGGCTCTGTTACGGCAGCCACAAGCAGTCCTTTTTCATTGGGTGCCGCAGCTTTACTGGTCACCAGCGAATCCTTTGCCAAGGAAAATGGATTAACAATTCGAGCAGAAATAGTTAGCCGCGCTGTAGCTGGAGTTGATTGGACAAGGATGGGTATGGGCCCGATTCCCGCAACAAATAAAGCGTTAGAAAAAGCCGGCCTCACCATGAATGACATTGAGGTGATTGAACTAAATGAAGCATTTGCTGCACAATCTCTTTATGTGATTCAAGAAGGCGGTTGGGACGCAGATAAAATAAACCTTAACGGCGGTGCAATCGCACTTGGACATCCATTGGGGTGCTCCGGCGCGCGCATAATCGGTACGCTTATCAATGTAATGGAACAGAATGACAAACATATTGGTCTAGCCACAATGTGCATCGGTACTGGCCAGGGAATAGCCACTATCATAAAACGGTAACCCATATTGAATAAAATATTGAAAGATCCCATGAGTGGTCTGACCCATGTGGTTGGAGCAATCCTCTCTGTCATTGGACTCACCCTGTTAATTCTAGAGGCAGTCGACCCCTTTGACCCCTGGAAGGTTATAACCTTTTCCATATTCGGGTCTGGGCTTTTCCTCCTTTATACCGCCAGTACCTTATACCATTGGATTCCCGTTTCAGGGCGGGCGGAATCGATCTTAAAACGGTTTGACCATATGATGATCTATGTCTTGATTGCCTCCACATATACACCCATTTGCCTAGTTCCATTGCGAGGACCATGGGGTTGGAGTTTGTTTGGTATTATTTGGGGATTGGCTCTGTTTGGAATATTATGGAAATTATTCCAGTTCAAATTCCCAGAATGGTTTTCCACTTTCTATTATATTTTTATGGGTTGGATTTCCTTGATTGCAATTTGGCCCTTAATTTTAACCCTTCAAACCGGTGCATTGATTTGGCTACTTGCCGGAGGATTATTTTATTCCGGAGGTGTTATCTTTTATTCTTTAGATCGACAAGAATCTCCAAGACGGGGATTTGGTTATCACGAAATTTGGCATTTGTTTGTTCTTGCAGGCAGCGCCAGCCACTTTTGGGTCATGTATCGTTACATCACCCAATTTAATTAAACAGGATTTTGAGGATATTATGAGTCAAAAATTTGAAAAAGTCGCAGTGCTAGGCGCCGGAGTTATGGGTGCGCAAATTGCGGGACATTTTACCAATGCCGGCATCCCTGCCCTTCTCTTTGATATTAACCAAGAATTGGCACAAAAAGGTGTCGATGGCCTTACAAAACTGAAACCGGCTCCATTGTATAAACCTAAAAATGCAGAATTGGTGACCGCCTGCAATTATGATGATCATGTAGAAAGGCTCAGCGAAGTAGATCTTGTGATAGAAGCGGTTGCGGAGCGGATCGATATTAAACATGCGGTGTATAATAATATTGTACCCCATTTGAAAGATTCGGTCATTCTCACGTCCAATACTTCCGGGATTCCCCTTGGTGATTTAACTACCGTTCTTCCCGATTCCCTTAAAAAGCGATTCATGATAACCCACTTTTTTAATCCACCACGCTATATGCGTCTGTTGGAATTGGTGAAAGGTCCCGAAACGGATGAGGCGGTCTATAATATGATTGCTGAATTTGGTGAAGATGTTTTGGGTAAAGGAATCGTTCACGCCAAGGATACACCAAATTTTATCGGTAACAGAATTGGTGTTTATGGTATGGCTGTTACCATGAATACGGCCATTGAACATGGGTTAACCGTTGAAGAGGTAGATAAACTAACAGGCACAGTTGTGGGACGGCCCAAAAGCGCTACATTTAGAACGGCCGATGTTGTTGGGCTTGATACCATGATAAATGTATCAAATACATCTTATAATAACCTTCCTGATGATGATGAACGGGAGGAATTTAAAATTCCGGACTTTCTCCAAAAACTGGTGGATGATGGAAACCTCGGCGCTAAAACAAAAGCCGGTTTCTACAAAAAAACAGATGAGGGTATTTTTTCTCTTGATTTATTAACAGGTGAATACTGTCCTCAAAAGAAGGTTCGTTTTGATGGATTTCGCTTGGCAAAGGATCGCCAAACACCTGGCGAAAAGATAAAAGCCATGGCCTATAGCGAGGACAAGGGTGGCAAGTTTTTCTGGGAAGTATTATCCAAATCGCTAATCTATTCCGCCAATCGCATCCCTGAAATCAGTGACGATATTATCAATATTGATAATGCTATGAAATGGGGTTACGGTTGGGATGCTGGCCCATTTGAAGTATGGGATGCTATCGGTGTGGCCGAATCTGTTTCCCGAATGGAAGCTGATGGAAAAGCCATCCCCAAATGGGTAGTTGATATGCTTGCTTCCGGCAGGGAATCATTTTATGAAGCTAAAGATGGAAAACTCACCTACTATGATGTTTTATCATCTACTGTCAAAATAGCAGATACTAGCAAAAAATCCATTAACCTGAATCTCCACAAAACCGGTGGGAATGTGGTTAAAAAAGACTGGAGCGCCAGTTTAATTGATTTAGGTGATGGTGTGCTCAATGTAGAATTTCATTCGGTCCTTCAACCGACTTTAAACCCAATTGACGGCTCTATAGGTCAAACGATTAGTGATGGTATGGATCTGCTTGATGCTGGAAAATATAAAGCAATGGTTCTGGGGCATCAAGGTCCCAACTTTTGTGCCGGGGCAAACTTGGCCAATATGATCCAAGCTATTGAAGCCAGTGCATGGGATCAAATGACCGACACCATTAAACAACTTCAGGATTTAACACAGCGGATGCGATTTTCTAAAGCACCTGTTGTTGCCGCACCTCATCACCTCAC
Coding sequences:
- a CDS encoding acyl-CoA dehydrogenase; this translates as MTESTTQLNTGGQFLVESITKTQVYSREDFTEEHHEIYNMVMEFDRDRILSQKEEIEKYNPNLVKSLIKEMGDLGLLGVDAPEEYGGMDLDKVTTAIVSEALVQCPSFSVSWAVQTGIGALPIIWFGTKEQKEKYLPGIVSGDLLCAYGLTEPTNGSDAVSAKTNAILSDDGKHYILNGEKIFITNGGWADVYTVFAQVDGDKFSAFLVDKDTEGFSFGAEEKKLGMKGSSTTPLIFQNAKVPVENLLYKVGKGATIAFNVLNIGRFKLGASSVGGAKLVINGSSQYAQERRAFGQSISNFDAIIKKIANMTVRTFAADSMTYRTIGLLQNEIDQLDKSSPDYHIQLGEAMEEFAIETSMVKVYGSDTSHYVIDEGLQIFGGYGFLEEYPLAGAYRDDRINQIWEGTNEINRQIIAGFMMKKALMEELPVRDAIRDISDYMSNGQLKFDDNTLAEECQSIETAKRLALYLFNEALCEYGQDLKHEQQLTEIFADIFTDIFTAESTVVRARKIMASDSPESTVSDIAKVFTAEMGSRIMGNVHNAIGAIHDGDPSPLVDQKISEFENRMRLKTNVIGLKRNIAKHIYDKNGYPY
- a CDS encoding hemolysin III family protein — translated: MNKILKDPMSGLTHVVGAILSVIGLTLLILEAVDPFDPWKVITFSIFGSGLFLLYTASTLYHWIPVSGRAESILKRFDHMMIYVLIASTYTPICLVPLRGPWGWSLFGIIWGLALFGILWKLFQFKFPEWFSTFYYIFMGWISLIAIWPLILTLQTGALIWLLAGGLFYSGGVIFYSLDRQESPRRGFGYHEIWHLFVLAGSASHFWVMYRYITQFN
- a CDS encoding FMN-binding protein, whose product is MFLLGSQVQAGIKGDVEKVIRNKFGDSVSFSMQKLVLEKINKLAVEKKVHQRFFNDFIYVWSIRKADSVVAYGLLDNVKGKAMPITFLVIYDTSGKILNSQVIKYREPYGGEIANKKWNNQFVGRSEISDYVVGDEIDGISGATISVYSMTKGVMKLSLLFPLIKSQL
- a CDS encoding TetR/AcrR family transcriptional regulator gives rise to the protein MNQEKQDLRKDQILDAALSVLIKNGYDRSRMDDVVQQSQLSKGAIYWYYKSKKDMYLDLVNFWVFRYSVTINHLVENDQSAPDQLKSLFNYFIDQYESDPDPFFALTEFWSMAQKDDEFREKLQIVYSQFLEVFEKIIKKGVNNGDFKKLDIRITAMSIMLNVESINWFTLFEPHGVSAREYIQTISEFILSGLLKKK
- a CDS encoding thiolase family protein, whose product is MMGNKAVIIDATRSPIGVKNGELVGIRPDDLAAQVVKGLMDRNQKVRPNQVEDLVMGCAFPEGPQGMLIGRSVATLAGLPNTVPGKVVNRFCGSAMDALHQVSTAIESGDIEVGIAAGVEDMFSIPGGGFAPDFHPELAEQEYYIGMGETAENLANDGNISRDAQEDFAIQSHEKALAAWEAGHYDNEVIPIDVYGEATVAKDEGPRKPNVEKIKSLNPAFVEGGSVTAATSSPFSLGAAALLVTSESFAKENGLTIRAEIVSRAVAGVDWTRMGMGPIPATNKALEKAGLTMNDIEVIELNEAFAAQSLYVIQEGGWDADKINLNGGAIALGHPLGCSGARIIGTLINVMEQNDKHIGLATMCIGTGQGIATIIKR
- a CDS encoding 3-hydroxyacyl-CoA dehydrogenase — its product is MSQKFEKVAVLGAGVMGAQIAGHFTNAGIPALLFDINQELAQKGVDGLTKLKPAPLYKPKNAELVTACNYDDHVERLSEVDLVIEAVAERIDIKHAVYNNIVPHLKDSVILTSNTSGIPLGDLTTVLPDSLKKRFMITHFFNPPRYMRLLELVKGPETDEAVYNMIAEFGEDVLGKGIVHAKDTPNFIGNRIGVYGMAVTMNTAIEHGLTVEEVDKLTGTVVGRPKSATFRTADVVGLDTMINVSNTSYNNLPDDDEREEFKIPDFLQKLVDDGNLGAKTKAGFYKKTDEGIFSLDLLTGEYCPQKKVRFDGFRLAKDRQTPGEKIKAMAYSEDKGGKFFWEVLSKSLIYSANRIPEISDDIINIDNAMKWGYGWDAGPFEVWDAIGVAESVSRMEADGKAIPKWVVDMLASGRESFYEAKDGKLTYYDVLSSTVKIADTSKKSINLNLHKTGGNVVKKDWSASLIDLGDGVLNVEFHSVLQPTLNPIDGSIGQTISDGMDLLDAGKYKAMVLGHQGPNFCAGANLANMIQAIEASAWDQMTDTIKQLQDLTQRMRFSKAPVVAAPHHLTLGGGFELIAPAAHRVAAGELYIGAVEVGVGLIPGAGGNLRLILNLLENSGKGRMNSFQVAQKAFETIGFAKVATSADEAKFMGYILTSDTVVLNNDQRIWAAKQKALELVNDGYEPPKYRDDLKLPGTGGRTAMAMALKGFRAQGKISAHDEFIAKKLAYVLTGGDKAGLTKSVEEQYLLDIEREVFVSLAGEALTQDRIRFMLKKGKPLRN